AATGTGTTACTTATGTAAACAAAATCACATAAATTCGAGGGCAACTTCACCATAAGGCAAGTTGGAATGTTGATTCTACTATGCTTAAAGATGTAACATCATCATTTGTGCTTCAGACGAGCGGAAAAGGGTACACCATATGCTCGGCTCAAATCCGCTATAGcccaatctcttcaataGACCTTTTCAGGCTCATGTGTTCAATAAGCCCCAAACACAAGCGAATACTGAGGAACTTTCTATATACCCAAACCAGGCGTATCTCCGGTGCTTAGCAAGACACTCGCATAATGCAAGGGCAAATGCACACCCCATTGATGACTTATGGAATCACCACAGCTTGAAGTGATATAATTGGAggaaaaatgaagattACAGATCACTCAGCAAAATTTGCCGTAGAGCGCAAGCCAAGAATTGACAGTTTGGTGGCCTTTGAAGTCGAATCCTTCTCGCGTTTCGGGGTATCTTTCCGAAAGATGATTACAAATCTTGCTGCAAGGCGCCTCTCTCCATAACGGCGCGGATTATATATAATCCGGGACGATAACCACAATTACCATTGCTATTCTACAATTTCCAATCAACTACATCTCTACATCTCAATGGTTTCTCAAGTTACTCCCAAAGCTTTAAAAAACTCTAAGCTCTTCCAGCCAATCAAAGTCGGCAAGAACGAGTTCTCCAACAGAGTGGTGTTTGCACCCTCCACCAGATTCAGAGCTGCTCAGGACCACACTCCCTCGGATCTTCAATTGCAGTACTACGACGACAGAACAAAGTACCCAGGCACGTTGATCATCACGGAAGGTACAGTGCCAAACGAAAAGACGGGCACTTACGCTGGTGTTCCAGGTATTTTCACTGAAAACCACATCAAGGGctggaagaagatcaatgaCAAGATCCACGAGAACAAGTCCTTCTCGAGTATCCAACTCTGGGGCTTGGGAAGAGCCGCAGACCCTGCccagaacaagaaagagggCCAGAAGTACCAGGCGCCTTCTCCTATCTACCAGGATGAGGAGGCTGAAAAGGCCGCTAAGGAGGCTGGCAACGAGTTGGTCGCTTACACCACTGAGGAAGTTGACCAGTTGATCGAGGAGTACGTGAAGACCGCTAGAAACGCAATTGCTGCGGGTTTTGATTACGTCGAGCTCCATGGTGCTCACGGTTACTTGCTTAACCAGTTTTTCGAGGCCTCTTCCAACCAAAGAACCGACAAGTACGGTGGGTCCATTGAAAACAGAGCACGTTTCCCATTGGCTCTCGTTGACCGCCTCACTGAAGAGATCGGTGCCGAGAGATTGGCTATCAGAATCTCTCCATGGGCCAAGTTTTTGGGCATGAAGGGTGTCGATGACAAGGAGGCTCACCCTATTGCCACATACGGCTACTTTTTGGGACAATTGCAACAGAGGGCAGATGCTGGCAAGCAGCTTGCTTATGTGTCCATTGTGGAGCCAAGAGTAGCAGGCAATGTCGATGTTGAGGCTGAGAACATCCACGGCGACAATACCTTCGTCAAGACCATCTGGAAGGGTGTTCTTGTTAGAGCAGGCAACTACACATATGACGCTCCAGATTTCAAGCAGCTCTTGGAAGACATCGACGATGGACGTACCTTGGTTGGGTTCTCTAGATTCTTCATCTCGAACCCTGACTTGGTGTACAGACTTCGTGACGGCAAGACCTTGACTCCATACGACAGGTCCACTTTCTATGCTGACAACAACTGGGGATACAACACGTATGATGTGAGCGATGGAAAGCAGAAGTTTGACGAAGAGGCCGAGAAGGCTCGCAAGCCAACCACGCTTGTGGCCTAGATTCAATAGATATAGATATGACTAAGAGATTGAAAGTTTTGTGATTTTCTGCAAGTAAGGTTTTGTAATTTACTGCTCAATTGTGATTAAGATACGATCCAAATATATCTGACTGAAAAAGTAATGTAGTGAAGGACGCATTACGTTAAAGTAGCAATTGCGCAATTGGCTTCTTGTAGCATCTGCATCTCAAGGCACAATCCAAAGAACGAAATCCTATACTCATGAAATTGCTCTAGTTGAGCTCTCACTTTCCCGAAAATACCAAAAATCTGATTTTCTTGCCCACCGTCGGAAAGGCGTTTAGGATCATCCCTTGAACTGTTTCCCAGCTCGGAGTTCCCATCAAAATACCGAGTGTGTGAGtgtgagaaaaaaagcataCCACTATATAAATCAACTACCTTCGTCTGCTATCAATTACACCCCAGTATGCGCCTTTTACGTCAATTGCTCTGGAGCGTTCTTTGGCTAACGCTGGCGCTAGCGGCTCTTATTCCACCCACCTTTTCTGCGTCCGAACTCAGACACCTACAAGGAGACCCCATGGCTACACACAAGGTTACGCTAGCGAttgccaaaaacaaaatgtACTACGGGGGCTTGACTGTAGCGCTTTTCGGTGATGTTGTGCCGAAGACGTCTGAAAATTTCGCCGCTTTGGCCAACATGTCCCAAGGGTTTGGCTACGATACAACTCCATTTCATAGAATCATAAAAGACTTCATGGTTCAAGGTGGAGACTTTGAGAACAAAGACGGCACAGGTGGCCGCTCCATATACGGAAAACACTTTCCAGATGAAAATTCCGAATTGAAGCACGATAAGTATGGCCGTGTGTCTATGGCCAACTCAGGGAAGGATCGCAATGGAGCACAGTTTTTCATCACGACGAGAGATGAGTGTCTGTGGCTCGACGGGAAGCACGTGGTGTTTGGGCAACTAGTAGATGGGTTTGAActtttggaggagatgAATAATTGCACCACAGGCGTTAATGATCGCCCCAATGACGAGTACTTGATATACAAAGGTGAGACCGCTCTTATAGACTACACGCAGCAAAAGAGCTTGCAGGAGTTGctgaaggaggaggagatTGAGCAAGCTGCTTTGCGGGGAGAGACAACGTTGTTCAATGACCAGGTGAGGGTCATGGAGGTAGAGCACGAGGACTCGATGGGAGGGTACATCTTCCTCATGGGCTTCTGCTTGATTGTGTTGGTGATAATGACCAgtacaaagagaaaaagggTGGCCTGATAGTAGCTTAGCCTTGGAAGGGTTAATTAAGCCAGCATACAAAGCTTATAAGACGAGATTGAGCCCGTTGATGTCCAAAAATACCGTTCTGAAGGTGAGGTTGTTTAAACAAAGATAATGAGCTCAGCACTGAATCCAAGGGGCGTCTAATTCCTCGTGCGCTTCCATGCTTCAGCTATAGTTGGTGACCGTCTGttctcattttgcacccaaagaGGCGATATAATGCCAGAGGTACCAAACCTTGCTGCAATTTCCTGAAAACAGAACGGTCAAGATTCAGTATCGAAAATTAATTAGCATTTCTTTCATTACGCTGACTGATCCCTGTAGATTTCACCTCCCACCATCATCCACTTTCTTTCAGCACCTTGACTGGATAGCAAAACGGCATGTTTTAttctttcttgtttgcGGTTATCTCGGCCCAGCTCTTAAACCAcattcaagaacaacgTGTAGCCTCCAGAGAGCCTTTTGAAGGTCTTCAGGAGATGTTCAACACGTATAATTGGATGCTCATGGGGTTTACGCAGATTCTCATCACCTCCACATATCTTCGCGCTAATACTACTACATTAAACTATGGAGTTTCCAATAGTGCTAGTGAAGAACCTCCCCTACGACGCCTCCACGGCACTGTTATATGAGCTCTTCGAGAGATACGGGCCTGTGAATCAGATTCGTGTTTCTGATGGGACTGCTCCGATCGGGACGTGTTTTGTTGTGTACACAAATATGGACGATGCAACAAGAGCAGCGAAGGAACTCAACGGTATAAACTTTCAGACTCGGTACCTTGTGCTGAACTTGTATCGTGTGGACAAAGAGGTTGCTGAGGCAGCTATACTGGCAGAGAGGAAAGAGGCGCTGGAGGAGCTGATGAAGGAAAATAACGTTGAGGATGAAAGTTCAGGTAAGAAACTCGAGGACCTGAATTGACATATAAAGCTTCTGAGGGTGAATTATCAAAATGCTTTGTATTACTTGCGCTTATTGTAATGATGCCTCATTTATTCTTTGACAGTAAAGCAGAGTTTCAAGTATCATGCTCCTGCCTAAATGAAGCAACCAGCTACATGTCATCTCATGAGGTTATCTAATTTTAAATACGCCAGTTCGTCTTGTGATGCATCATGAGGGGCTCACGACTTCGATTGTGTCGCATTGATTACTTCGTCGAGAGGTCCAATTGGCCCAACATGAAGTATGCGGCTAACCCTGTGAACACCAAAGCGGCAATGCGTCCCACCTTCATCCAATAAGCCTTAGGGGTGTACCTGTACTTTACATACGCCGTGAGCAGTCCCAAGTCATCGTACAAATTCTTGTAAGTGGCGGTGACCTTCACGTGGCCCAGGGAGAAATCAAGATAGCTTCTTTCATCCAGCACAGAGAGATTCTCTGGAACAATGGGGGAGGAGTAATTGACAAATTCTGCTCCTTCAGGCAAGTAGATCTGCATCAGCACGTTATCGTAGTAGATATCCTTGAGGGTGTTCAAAAGAGGCACTGCTGCAATATACGTGTCAGGCTCGTCCTTAGCTTTGTGAACGAAATTTTCCAATTTGTTAGTCCAGCccaaggtgaagttgtAGTTCCAACCACCCATAAGAGGGTAACGAGGCACAACAATCAAGTGGTCGCTCTTAATCTGATGAGTAGACACCATACCGACCTTATCGGTTACGTAGTAGTTGTCGAAGGGGATCTTC
This region of Candidozyma auris chromosome 6, complete sequence genomic DNA includes:
- a CDS encoding alkene reductase, whose protein sequence is MVSQVTPKALKNSKLFQPIKVGKNEFSNRVVFAPSTRFRAAQDHTPSDLQLQYYDDRTKYPGTLIITEGTVPNEKTGTYAGVPGIFTENHIKGWKKINDKIHENKSFSSIQLWGLGRAADPAQNKKEGQKYQAPSPIYQDEEAEKAAKEAGNELVAYTTEEVDQLIEEYVKTARNAIAAGFDYVELHGAHGYLLNQFFEASSNQRTDKYGGSIENRARFPLALVDRLTEEIGAERLAIRISPWAKFLGMKGVDDKEAHPIATYGYFLGQLQQRADAGKQLAYVSIVEPRVAGNVDVEAENIHGDNTFVKTIWKGVLVRAGNYTYDAPDFKQLLEDIDDGRTLVGFSRFFISNPDLVYRLRDGKTLTPYDRSTFYADNNWGYNTYDVSDGKQKFDEEAEKARKPTTLVA